A window of the Tursiops truncatus isolate mTurTru1 chromosome 14, mTurTru1.mat.Y, whole genome shotgun sequence genome harbors these coding sequences:
- the SFTPB gene encoding pulmonary surfactant-associated protein B, with amino-acid sequence MAMSHLLPWLFLLPALCGPGTAVGTTSSPACAQGPEFWCQSLEQALQCRALGHCLQEVWGHVEAADLCQECEDITHFLIKMAKEVISQDTIREFLQHKCDVIPLKLLGSQCQLMLDTYFPLVISHFQSHMNPKAICGSLGLCKRGQPEPGQEPEPSGPLQDKLVLSMLPGALQERPGPQTQDLSEQQLSIPMPLPFCWLCRNMIKRIKDKIPKGTLVQVCHRIAPVVGGICQFLSKHYVGTLINTLLDRVLPQLLCGPTLRCSSEDGAGPALTALGSLPGEWLPQDTECQLCVSVTTQAGKSSEQAMPQAMRQACLGSWLDRQKCEQFVEQYAPQLQTLVSGGWDAHTACQAVGMCMTPVSPLQLVHRPDF; translated from the exons ATGGCCATGTCGCACCTGCTGCCGTGGCTGTTCCTGCTGCCTGCGCTCTGTGGGCCGGGCACTG CTGTCGGGACCACCTCATCCCCGGCCTGCGCCCAAGGCCCCGAGTTCTGGTGCCAAAGCCTGGAGCAAGCATTGCAGTGCAGAGCCCTAGGGCACTGCCTGCAGGAAGTCTGGGGACATGTGGAAGCT GCTGACCTGTGCCAGGAATGTGAGGACATCACCCACTTTCTCATCAAGATGGCCAAGGAGGTCATTTCCCAG GACACGATACGGGAATTCCTGCAGCACAAGTGTGACGTCATCCCGCTGAAGCTGCTGGGGTCCCAGTGCCAGCTCATGCTGGACACCTACTTCCCACTGGTCATCAGCCACTTCCAGAGCCACATG AACCCGAAGGCCATCTGCGGGTCCTTGGGCCTGTGCAAACGCGGGCAACCAGAGCCAGGGCAGGAGCCAGAGCCATCAGGCCCCCTGCAGGACAAGCTGGTCCTCTCCATGCTGCCTGGGGCCCTCCAGGAGAGGCCCGGGCCGCAGACACAG GATCTCTCCGAGCAGCAGTTATCCATTCCCATGCCCCTTCCCTTCTGCTGGCTCTGCAGGAATATGATCAAGCGGATCAAAGATAAGATTCCCAAG GGTACGCTGGTACAAGTGTGCCACAGGATAGCCCCGGTGGTGGGCGGCATCTGCCAGTTCCTGTCCAAGCACTATGTCGGCACCCTAATAAACACACTGCTGGACCGCGTGCtgccccagctgctctgcggcccCACCCTCCGGTGCTCCAGTGAGGACGGAGCTGGCCCAG CCCTCACCGCTCTGGGGTCCCTGCCAGGAGAATGGCTACCGCAAGACACTGAGTGCCAGCTCTGCGTGTCTGTGACCACCCAGGCAGGGAAGAGCAGCGAGCAGGCCATGCCACAGGCAATGCGCCAGGCCTGCCTGGGCTCCTGGCTGGATAGGCAGAAG TGTGAGCAGTTCGTGGAGCAGTACGCACCCCAGCTGCAGACCCTAGTGTCCGGGGGCTGGGATGCCCACACCGCCTGCCAG GCCGTGGGGATGTGCATGACCCCGGTCAGTCCTCTCCAGTTGGTCCACAGACCCGACTTCTGA